The Eubalaena glacialis isolate mEubGla1 chromosome 5, mEubGla1.1.hap2.+ XY, whole genome shotgun sequence genomic sequence TACTGGTCAGATACTGCCAAGGCTTCTTCCCACTGCTGTCCCGGACGTTCACACGAGACGCCAACCTTTGCACTAGCAATTTGATGATCCCCTGGTGGCCATGAATGGCTGCAAGGTGCAGCGGGGTATACCCACAACTGGACTTCACATTTATATCAAGAGCAATCCCTGCTTTCTGTGCGCCTGAGACCAAGTCCTGAAGGGCCCTGAGGTCACCGTGTTTGGCTATCCAGTGCAAGGCAGTGTACCCGGTCAAAAAGTCTTTGTGCAAAGCCAGCTGGGGGTCCTCCCAGAACAAAGTCAACACCTGAATCCAAGAGCCACTGGCAAGCTTCACAatccattcatgctccctggcaTCAAGAGGGACCAGGGATGACTTGTGCTCGGAAGATCTGGTGGGGATCAAGGCTGCAGGCCTCTCCCCTCCAGGGGCCcatgagctgtgtggatgaccaCACTCAACAACAGTAGCCTTAAGGTCTACAGGTTTTGGTGTCAAAGCGGCATCCACCCTTGGGCTGGACATTGCTCCCACCTTCGAGGGTCTCCTGGACCGGGGAGGGCGCCGGCTCCTTTTCAGCAAATCCCCCTCAAGGCACTCCTCATCAGAGGAGGACAATTGGGCTCTCTCTGCCCTAGAGCTCCTCCTTAGGGATCTCCTTAATTTGGGGACAGGCCAGGGCAAAGGCTGAGGGTGGCCTGCAAGGCCACCAGCTCCTATTGGGACGGGCTGAGAAGGGTGACCATCCTCTCTGTTCCTGAGGCCCTGAAGCCTCCTGCTGGGGCTGCCCTCCTTTGGAGAAGGGGCCCCAGCTGGATTCCTGAGCCTTCTCCCATCTGGGGCTCCCGGGGCAAGGTGCAGCCCTTCTTCAGAACCCCCAGGGGACTCTTTGGGTCCACTGCTGCTCTCCTCACTGCCGTGGCTCTCCTGGTCCACAAAGTCCTCCAGATCTTGTAGGGACAGCTGACAACGAATGCTACGAAAGACTGCCAGTGGAGACTTCCCGGGCCAGGATTCCGAAACAGCGGGAAAGAGAGaatgagggggaggagggaggtccgGAGGTGCTGGCTTAGATTCCGGGACCCAGAAGCCCGGCTCCGAGGGTAGCTGGGGGAAGTTGTCTGGCAGCATCGACCAGGCTCGGATGGGACCGTGGTCTCGGGCCTTGGGTATCTGGGGGTGTCTGGCCACCCACTCTCGAGtgcgctgctgctgctgcttcaggGTCGAATAATGCAGGGAGCTCGGGGTCACCAGCTCGGGCGGCTCTCCGGGGGgagtggggcaggacaggagagcAGGCGGGGAAGCCCCGCTCCCAGCAGCCTCGACGGTTGTCGGAGGAGAGCGGGGTGCCGCGGACACCGGCGGGGGCTCCGCGGGCGCACCTTCCCGCTGCGGCCTGGGAGCCCCGCGGTCGTCCTGGGCAGGCGGGGCCGGCGCCGGCTTCTCCCAGGCGCTGGCGGTGGCGGTGGGGGGGTTGGGGAATGAGCCGAGCAGCGGTTCGCCCGGGAGTCCCCCCAGGCCGTTCTGGAGGCATTCCCAGCAGCAGCGGCCCTGCGTCTCGGCCGCCGCGCACCTAGCTCCGTCCTGGGCGGCCGCGGGCACCGGCGCCCTGTGGCCGGAGCTGCCCCTCCGCCGGCCGCCTCTCCGGGCCCCGCTGGCGAGGAGTCCATCGCAACCTGCCTCGGCGGCCGGGTCTGCGGCACCTGCTGGCTCCTCCTCTAGCTCCTTctcgcgccgccgccgccggggttGCTGCGGCGGCGGCGCCTCCCCCCTGCGCGCGAGGAGCGGGAAGCTGGGCGCAGCTCCCCCTGCAGGGGCGGCGGCCGCGGGCGGGTCGCTGGGTCgctgcagcccctcctcccccaaaaggTCCCTGTACCTCCTTTTGAGCACCACGTACTTGGTGCCGTCGGGGTCCTGGCGCACTGCGGCCACCGAGTTGACGAAGCCCTTGAAAAGCTCGCGGCGGCGCTGGTGCTGGCTGGGGGGCGTATCGGGGTCTCGGAGGAAGCTCTTGAAGTGGCTCAGCAAGGCGCCGTTGGTCACTCGGCCCCCGGCCTGGCACAGAAAGTCCAGTAGTGCCTCCTGGCTCAACTCTCGGGCCATCGCTGCCCCGTCGTCCCCTGGCCCCGAGGTGTCTGCGTCTCGCCCTCCCTGCGCTCTCCCCCGCCAACAGAAACCCTGGCCTGGCGTCTGTCACCTGCGCCCGGGGCGGCGCCACCCGCCTCCATCAGCCGCGGCCTGCTTGCAGCCCCAGAACGTGCCAAGAGGGCCGCGGGTCCCCCGGGGACAGGCCCCGGGGTTGAGCCCCCGCGCGCAGCCCAGGGTGGGAGAGGGCGGCTCCCAGGCCGCCCCTGCGCGATGCGCGCCTCGCGCAGCGAGTCCCCGCTGCGAAAGTTCCCGGGATAGGTCGGAGTCGGTTTCACCTGCGCCCTGGCGACGCCTCCTCCCCGGCTCTGGGGGAAGGGCACGGCCCGCCTCCTCCTGTCCCTCCACCCTCTGaggtctcccccacccccgccacccaTCCCAGATGAGTCAGGCTGGTCCGAGCCCGGAAGAGTGCCGTAGGTGAGGTCGCCAGCTAGCCGGAGCCGGCAACGTACAGCCCGGCAGGTCGCGCAGCCGCTCCCGGGTCGGGGAATGGAAGGCAGGTAGGCGACCCGATGCTCCTTTGGGTTTCGGCCACGTAGGAAACGAAAACAATAGACCTGTTCTTGCCCTCCCCTTTCGCTTCGTTAGTCACGGCTGAAGCCGCTGGGTGGGGAAGAAGGTGCAAATTAACCAGCATCTTGCTGTCTCTCCAAAACATACCTTTATTAACGATGTAGGCTATTAATTTCAGATACCCTGAGGCAGTATCGAGGTCGGGGGGAAAACTCATTTTGCATCCAAAACAAGCCTATCTTGATCTGGTGATACTGCCGCGGCGGCTCCTCCGGACCCTGGCTCCTACGGGTCCAAATACACCGAAGTCTGTACCGAAAAGAGAAATCACTCTGAAGATTACAGGTTGGTTACAGGAAAAAGGAAGGCCTTTTTCCTTCCTGACAGTCTCAGGTTAAGGTGCCGGAAAAATCTAATTTGATGTTGAATTCCCTAGTAACTGAGATGAACAGGAATTACGTCTCGACAGTTAAGGTATTTGgtgcctttgtttttatttagtccACAATTTATGAACAGAAGAGATTTGTACAGTCTCTTTTGTGTTAGCTTAAGTGGTGAAGTCTTTCCCTCCGAATGTGAGGTTTCCTCTACACCTTCACAATGTTAAGCATTACAGGCTCCTGGATTTGACCCTGCTGTTCCCAACACGGGAATGTCTGCTTGACTCTAATTCTCCCCTGCGGGGCCGTGAACTTCCTAATTCCACGTCCATTTGTAGACTAGAGCTTGAAAAACTCTAGTTTCAAAACATTGGCCTCTTCAAGACAGTAGAATCACAGCACGTTTCCTAACAGCTGCTTTCCCCCTACATTTCACTTGTCCACATGTTGATCCTGCCCTTCCTGTAATAATCCTTCTGGTCTTATCCTGTTTCTCTATCAGTCCTAGTTACATGCCAAAAATACTTTCCTTGTTTTATCTACTTACCTATCTGACTCCACGACCTCTCCCATTCTTTTCTTTAGCTGTCTTCTTATTTCTTTCCATTGTGACTGGTTGTTTATCCTCAGCCCCAACTGTGACAGCAAATATGCTTATTTTTTGGAATGCTCTGTTGGCTATATTTCCTATTTTCTCCTGCCCTGTCAATGCCAGTCTTCCTTCCTGTGCTCCCCTCATCTTTccactctttcttcttttgctctactATTTCTAATTGTTTCATGTGTCCCTGTTCTTTTTGCTGAGGGAGGGTACTGAAAGTATGTTGGCCGCACAATTGTCAACATGTGTTAGCATGGGCCAATTTGACTGATGCCCCATAGGCCACATTAACTGAGCTTTGTTTTAAGTCTCCAACATACCCTGGTACTTTTCCATGAATGAATTGCAATCCTTGACTTTAAATTATTTAGGTCAGAAAGAAGAACTGGGAaacattgttttctattttcagcATTTTCTTGAATCCAAACCC encodes the following:
- the SOWAHB gene encoding ankyrin repeat domain-containing protein SOWAHB, which codes for MARELSQEALLDFLCQAGGRVTNGALLSHFKSFLRDPDTPPSQHQRRRELFKGFVNSVAAVRQDPDGTKYVVLKRRYRDLLGEEGLQRPSDPPAAAAPAGGAAPSFPLLARRGEAPPPQQPRRRRREKELEEEPAGAADPAAEAGCDGLLASGARRGGRRRGSSGHRAPVPAAAQDGARCAAAETQGRCCWECLQNGLGGLPGEPLLGSFPNPPTATASAWEKPAPAPPAQDDRGAPRPQREGAPAEPPPVSAAPRSPPTTVEAAGSGASPPALLSCPTPPGEPPELVTPSSLHYSTLKQQQQRTREWVARHPQIPKARDHGPIRAWSMLPDNFPQLPSEPGFWVPESKPAPPDLPPPPHSLFPAVSESWPGKSPLAVFRSIRCQLSLQDLEDFVDQESHGSEESSSGPKESPGGSEEGLHLAPGAPDGRRLRNPAGAPSPKEGSPSRRLQGLRNREDGHPSQPVPIGAGGLAGHPQPLPWPVPKLRRSLRRSSRAERAQLSSSDEECLEGDLLKRSRRPPRSRRPSKVGAMSSPRVDAALTPKPVDLKATVVECGHPHSSWAPGGERPAALIPTRSSEHKSSLVPLDAREHEWIVKLASGSWIQVLTLFWEDPQLALHKDFLTGYTALHWIAKHGDLRALQDLVSGAQKAGIALDINVKSSCGYTPLHLAAIHGHQGIIKLLVQRLASRVNVRDSSGKKPWQYLTSNTSGEIWQLLEAPRGKPIFSTYPLVRSSSPTRKAKSREISRNVTRKTSFAALLKCQHSKWRSANQYEKFPSLREREEYSD